In candidate division WOR-3 bacterium, one DNA window encodes the following:
- a CDS encoding C25 family cysteine peptidase: MIYPSLCTLNLEFNLNNFQTIPTHSTTIFTINDGEFNSIPGTPLLPEMSRVIPLPSGTVINQLLILKAEFETLPGNYQLATAQPPVPLSLSSSPSSLDLKPEISCLCSFYPETLCMVTGYGYRCGQKLASLVITPLQYQPVTHRVRRLRRLQIIFKLTESEEPHPPPPAAPESCRFEYLIVTRENLDSVFQNLRYWRTLTGTPAQIRHIEWIVNRYPGRDDAEKLRTYLQQCARDSGLKYLLLGGDTDILPYRKAIALVSGAGLHPREDSLPCDLYFSALDGNWDGNNNGIFGEPDDGVDLLPEIYVGRAPVSTPSNARTFVDKILAYERNLLNDYQRRALLAGAVLWENPWTDEMIAKERIRREHLPSNFQIQTLYESMMPVTPDTVTSLLNSGFGIFNHCGHGWINALAISRQCVLRNSDIDQLTNNTRTGIVYSIGCWTTAFDFDCIAEHFLLNPTGGAVAFIGNSSYGWGAPGNPGFGYSDRFDSRFFQELFSDPAPRLGEVFARTKIHFIPYSYSPNVYRWHQFALNLLGDPAMPVHTDTLSQLMVRKPLRIRTGEDLALFVVLDRNGPVPDATVAIYQDSTSVYTGATGTDGSAAIQTGFTQAGTVRLTVTAQNHRPLRDSIVVASGHSITLLNYAFLDSTGDGNGCISAGETFTIRLWLINNSHLPLYNVLCRLTTDSPLLTVEQDAGHISVLTPDTAVSVRLFIIRSASSARNGDYALCTLTITESNGSFSQFPVIIQFRQPLLKFVTCYVCSDTAGSYSAFFRVVNTGAAPAPVSTGTLFNPDLTQPLTLLTPGILFPSILPGETLWSSVPARFKAESGPVRIGLNLITGRFIFSDTFKVHLPPAGIYTSFDSGLGNWTAAGANGSWFLTCSQFLSPPYSIHAGYPADSYPPNCTCELLSPKFPIPPCPRLKFSCYYELPLYGSDGLYCIICHTGQEETLDFIGAGGALRSGNLSAAQTLDPASRWFNYSYELSAPAPGETAQLKFVFISDPDPQSAAGFFLDDISVASADLPTSTTPESTRFLTLFPCPFRTRTTIFLTLNRPTPLNLAIFNTAGSRVRTLISGNIPAGWHSVGWDGTDDNNHPVPAGIYFLRMNCNSEPDHMVIPPAHIRLKIIKL, encoded by the coding sequence TTGATATATCCTTCACTCTGCACCCTGAATCTTGAATTTAACCTTAATAACTTTCAGACAATCCCCACCCACAGTACGACCATTTTTACCATCAATGATGGTGAGTTCAATTCAATCCCCGGAACCCCTCTGCTGCCGGAAATGAGCCGGGTCATTCCCCTGCCATCTGGCACCGTAATCAACCAACTGCTGATCCTGAAGGCAGAATTTGAAACCTTGCCCGGAAACTATCAGCTGGCAACTGCCCAGCCGCCTGTCCCCCTTTCACTGTCATCGTCGCCATCATCACTGGACCTCAAACCGGAAATTTCCTGTTTGTGCTCATTCTACCCGGAAACACTCTGCATGGTCACCGGATATGGGTACCGATGCGGGCAGAAACTTGCCTCCCTTGTCATTACTCCCCTTCAGTATCAACCGGTAACTCACAGAGTTCGCCGGCTACGCCGGCTGCAAATTATCTTTAAACTGACAGAATCAGAAGAGCCACACCCTCCTCCCCCTGCTGCTCCTGAGAGCTGCCGCTTTGAATATCTGATCGTTACCCGGGAAAATCTGGATTCCGTATTTCAGAACCTGCGCTATTGGCGGACCCTTACCGGCACTCCGGCACAAATCAGGCATATTGAATGGATAGTAAACCGATACCCCGGCCGGGACGATGCCGAAAAACTGCGCACCTACCTTCAGCAGTGTGCCCGCGACTCCGGACTCAAGTATTTACTGCTGGGCGGCGACACTGACATTCTGCCGTATCGTAAAGCCATCGCTCTGGTCAGCGGTGCCGGACTCCATCCCCGCGAAGACTCTCTGCCCTGTGACCTGTACTTTTCGGCACTGGATGGCAATTGGGATGGTAACAATAATGGCATCTTCGGAGAGCCTGACGACGGTGTCGACCTTCTCCCGGAAATCTATGTCGGAAGGGCGCCGGTCAGCACCCCGTCAAACGCTCGTACTTTTGTAGACAAAATCCTCGCCTACGAACGCAACCTGCTAAATGACTATCAGCGGCGCGCCTTGCTCGCCGGTGCGGTTCTCTGGGAAAACCCCTGGACTGATGAAATGATCGCCAAGGAACGCATCCGCCGGGAGCACTTGCCATCAAATTTTCAGATCCAGACCCTTTATGAGTCAATGATGCCGGTAACCCCTGATACCGTAACCTCCCTGCTCAACTCCGGATTCGGAATTTTCAACCATTGTGGTCACGGCTGGATCAATGCTCTCGCCATCAGCCGTCAGTGCGTTCTGCGCAATTCTGATATTGACCAATTGACTAACAATACTCGAACGGGCATCGTTTATTCAATCGGCTGCTGGACAACTGCCTTTGATTTCGACTGCATTGCCGAACATTTTCTCCTCAACCCTACCGGCGGTGCGGTGGCATTCATCGGCAACTCATCATATGGCTGGGGTGCACCCGGCAACCCCGGATTCGGCTACTCTGATCGCTTTGATTCTCGCTTCTTCCAGGAACTGTTTTCCGACCCGGCTCCCCGGCTCGGGGAAGTATTTGCCCGTACCAAAATCCATTTCATTCCCTACAGCTATTCACCTAATGTCTACCGCTGGCATCAGTTTGCGCTTAACCTGCTCGGGGACCCGGCGATGCCGGTACACACTGACACCCTCAGTCAACTCATGGTCAGAAAACCGCTCAGAATTCGCACTGGTGAAGACCTTGCCCTTTTCGTTGTCCTTGACCGCAACGGTCCCGTCCCCGATGCCACCGTTGCAATTTATCAAGACAGCACTTCAGTTTACACGGGGGCTACCGGAACTGACGGATCTGCTGCGATCCAAACCGGATTCACCCAGGCGGGGACCGTCCGGCTGACCGTCACAGCTCAAAATCACCGCCCTTTGCGCGATTCAATCGTTGTCGCCTCGGGACACAGCATTACGCTCCTCAACTACGCCTTTCTTGACTCCACGGGTGACGGTAACGGCTGCATCTCAGCCGGAGAAACCTTCACCATCCGGCTGTGGCTGATAAACAACTCCCATCTCCCCCTTTATAATGTACTCTGCCGGCTCACCACCGACTCCCCTCTACTTACGGTTGAACAGGATGCTGGTCATATATCAGTTCTGACGCCGGACACAGCAGTCTCTGTGCGACTTTTTATTATTCGCTCTGCTAGTAGCGCTCGGAACGGGGACTATGCGCTCTGCACTCTGACCATTACCGAATCCAACGGCAGCTTCTCCCAATTTCCGGTTATAATTCAGTTCCGACAGCCGTTGCTAAAATTTGTCACTTGCTATGTTTGTTCCGACACCGCCGGTTCGTATTCAGCATTTTTCAGGGTAGTCAATACCGGTGCAGCACCAGCACCCGTTTCAACCGGCACCCTGTTCAATCCGGACCTAACTCAACCATTGACGCTGCTCACTCCGGGTATCCTCTTCCCAAGTATCCTCCCCGGTGAAACTCTGTGGTCATCCGTGCCTGCCCGGTTTAAAGCTGAATCCGGACCGGTGCGGATTGGTCTGAATCTGATCACCGGCAGATTCATTTTCAGCGATACCTTTAAAGTCCATCTGCCGCCGGCAGGTATTTATACCAGCTTTGACTCCGGCTTAGGTAACTGGACTGCTGCTGGCGCCAACGGCTCCTGGTTTCTGACCTGCAGTCAATTTCTCTCGCCCCCTTATTCAATTCATGCCGGCTATCCGGCCGACTCCTACCCACCCAACTGTACCTGCGAACTTCTTTCTCCAAAATTCCCAATTCCTCCCTGCCCAAGATTAAAATTCAGCTGTTATTATGAGCTTCCTCTTTATGGCAGCGACGGCCTATACTGTATCATCTGCCATACCGGCCAGGAAGAAACTTTGGACTTTATTGGTGCTGGTGGTGCGCTCCGCTCTGGCAACCTATCTGCAGCTCAAACTTTGGACCCGGCGAGCCGATGGTTCAATTATTCATATGAACTCTCCGCCCCTGCCCCGGGCGAAACGGCGCAACTCAAATTCGTCTTCATTTCGGATCCGGACCCCCAATCCGCTGCCGGATTCTTTCTTGATGACATCTCAGTAGCATCTGCTGATTTACCCACCTCGACTACTCCGGAAAGCACCCGATTTCTCACTCTCTTTCCCTGCCCCTTCCGCACTCGCACAACCATCTTCCTTACCCTCAACCGTCCTACCCCGCTAAATCTTGCTATCTTCAACACCGCGGGCAGCAGAGTGCGCACGCTGATCTCCGGTAACATTCCTGCGGGCTGGCATTCAGTCGGCTGGGATGGCACCGATGATAATAACCACCCGGTGCCGGCAGGCATCTATTTCCTGCGCATGAATTGTAACTCTGAACCGGATCACATGGTCATCCCTCCGGCACACATCCGCCTCAAAATTATCAAATTATAA
- a CDS encoding radical SAM protein: protein MSAQPEIHPRTEPVLVYGPVPSRRLGLSLGINLVMPKTCTFNCVYCQCGRTTCLTAYRKSFFPVEKIITAVNSALMKSKVDYLTLSGSGEPTLNRDIGELISILKKRFQIPVAVITNSSLLSSPVVRDALYQADLVIPTLACADEKTFRRVHRPHSKIRLKNIIRGLKIFRHRYHGSLWLEIMLVRDLNDQPEHLFRLRRIVHYIQPDRVHLNTVVRPPVEASALPVPYDHLLQLQMLFGPETDIIPSSVKKHQKQFRGNPKQAILAVVANRPVTGTDLTQALGLPAETVAHTLGHLTAEGIVRKFKFKGKTFFTIHRK from the coding sequence ATGTCTGCCCAACCGGAAATTCACCCAAGAACAGAGCCGGTGCTCGTCTATGGACCGGTCCCTTCGCGTCGACTTGGGCTTTCGCTCGGTATCAACCTTGTCATGCCCAAAACCTGCACCTTCAACTGCGTATACTGCCAGTGTGGCAGAACCACTTGCCTCACTGCTTACCGCAAATCGTTCTTCCCGGTAGAAAAGATTATTACCGCAGTGAATTCGGCGTTAATGAAAAGCAAAGTTGACTATCTGACACTCTCAGGCAGTGGTGAACCAACACTGAACCGGGACATCGGTGAACTCATTTCCATCCTGAAAAAACGCTTCCAGATTCCGGTGGCAGTAATTACCAACAGCTCTCTCCTTTCCAGTCCGGTTGTCCGGGATGCGCTCTATCAGGCAGACCTCGTCATACCGACCCTCGCCTGCGCCGACGAGAAAACTTTTCGCCGGGTCCACCGACCTCACTCCAAAATCAGACTCAAAAACATCATCCGGGGACTCAAAATCTTCCGGCATCGCTATCATGGCAGCCTCTGGCTCGAAATAATGCTCGTCAGGGACTTAAATGACCAGCCTGAGCATCTGTTCCGCCTGCGCCGGATTGTTCATTATATCCAGCCTGACCGGGTCCACCTTAATACCGTTGTCCGGCCGCCTGTTGAAGCATCTGCCCTTCCCGTTCCTTATGACCACCTGCTCCAGCTCCAGATGCTCTTTGGTCCAGAAACCGATATCATCCCGTCATCGGTGAAAAAGCACCAGAAACAATTCCGGGGCAACCCGAAACAGGCGATTCTGGCGGTCGTTGCGAACCGACCGGTAACGGGCACCGACCTTACTCAGGCACTCGGACTGCCAGCAGAAACCGTAGCCCATACCCTCGGACATCTGACGGCTGAAGGCATAGTCAGAAAATTTAAATTCAAAGGCAAAACCTTTTTCACCATACACCGAAAATAA